Within Claveliimonas bilis, the genomic segment TGGCATTGATCGCCGTGTACTCCTTTATGGAGCAGGGAAACAGTATTATATCCTTTTCCTTTACATTGGATCACTACATCAAATTTTTTACAGATAAGGATTTCCTGCTGATCCTGTGGCGTTCAATCTTTATTGCTTTGAAAACAACAGTTATCTGTCTGATCCTGGGCTATCCTGTAGCATATTTTATTGCCAGAAGCCGGGAAAAGGTGCAGAATATCCTGATTCTGTGCGTGACGATCCCCATGTGGATCAACATGCTTGTCCGTACCTATGCGTGGATCGGACTTTTGAGTGAAGGGGGACTTGTGCAGAGATTCCTTGGCCTGTTCGGTCTTGGCAATACTGAGCTTTTATATACGGAAGGATCTGTCCTTCTTGGTATGGTCTATAACTTTCTGCCCTTTATGGTTCTGCAGATCCAGACCTCTTTAAGCAAAATGGATCACTCTCTTCTGGAAGCCAGTGCAGATCTGGGAGCCGGCCCTGTCCAGACATTCGGGCGGGTAACGCTGCCGTTGTCCCTTCCGGGAGTGATCAACGGGATTACCCTCGTATTTCTTCCGGCAGTCAGCTCATTCTTTATCCCGAAACTTTTGGGAGGAGGGCAGTATTTCCTGATCGGAAATATGATTGAAAACCAGTTTATCACTGTAGGTGAATGGAATTTCGGAAGCGCCATTTCTATGATCATGGCAGTTATTATGATGCTGCTGATGATGGCAGTGCGCAAAATAGAGATCCATAACCAGGGAGGAAAGGGGGAGAGAGTATGAAAAAAGGAAAACGCCCTTTTGGCAAGGTGCTCATGATCCTGACGATCATCTTTTTTTACCTGCCTATTGTGTACATGGTGATCTTTTCCTTTAATGATGGAAAGTCACTGACAAGCTTTACAGGATTCTCTCTTCGCTGGTACAAACATATGCTGGAATCACAGGATATGATGACAGCGCTTTATACTACTTTCAGCGTGGCGCTGATCGCAACTTTTGTTTCCACGGTAGTAGGAACGATTGCAGCGATCGGGCTAAGTAAGGCAAAGAAAATTGTCCGGGATGTGATGGAGCAGGTCAACAATCTGCCGATGATGAATCCGGAAATTGTGACTGCTATAGGATTTATGCTCTTA encodes:
- a CDS encoding ABC transporter permease, with product MKRFSQLAVPYIIWAALMLVLPMALIAVYSFMEQGNSIISFSFTLDHYIKFFTDKDFLLILWRSIFIALKTTVICLILGYPVAYFIARSREKVQNILILCVTIPMWINMLVRTYAWIGLLSEGGLVQRFLGLFGLGNTELLYTEGSVLLGMVYNFLPFMVLQIQTSLSKMDHSLLEASADLGAGPVQTFGRVTLPLSLPGVINGITLVFLPAVSSFFIPKLLGGGQYFLIGNMIENQFITVGEWNFGSAISMIMAVIMMLLMMAVRKIEIHNQGGKGERV